From a single Dehalococcoidia bacterium genomic region:
- the cofE gene encoding coenzyme F420-0:L-glutamate ligase — translation MGQSQAGPPAEVRIIPVNGIGEVARGQDLARLIVEAAAAQGTPIESGDVVVVTQKVVSKAEGRLVALVDVTPSPQAQELAARLDKDPRLVELVLRESRRIVRAERGVLITETRHGFVCANAGVDASNVAGEGYVSLLPEDPDASAEGIRRRIKDLCGAEVAVIVSDTFGRPWREGHVNVAIGVAGMSPFADYVGQTDPYGYELRVTTIAVADELAAAAELVMGKLERVPAAIVRGYRYRPGPGRATDMVRPPERDLFR, via the coding sequence ATGGGTCAGTCCCAGGCGGGACCCCCGGCCGAAGTGCGCATCATCCCCGTAAACGGCATCGGCGAAGTGGCCCGCGGACAGGACCTCGCCCGCCTCATCGTCGAGGCCGCCGCTGCCCAGGGCACTCCCATCGAGAGCGGCGATGTGGTAGTGGTCACCCAGAAGGTGGTCTCCAAGGCCGAGGGCCGCCTGGTGGCCCTGGTCGACGTTACGCCCTCGCCCCAGGCCCAGGAGCTGGCAGCCAGGCTGGACAAAGACCCCCGTCTGGTGGAGCTGGTGCTGAGGGAGAGCCGGCGCATCGTGCGAGCCGAACGAGGCGTCCTCATCACCGAGACCAGACACGGCTTCGTGTGCGCCAATGCAGGGGTGGACGCCTCCAACGTGGCCGGCGAAGGCTATGTCTCCCTGTTGCCAGAAGACCCCGACGCCTCGGCCGAGGGCATCCGCCGCAGGATAAAAGACCTCTGCGGGGCAGAGGTGGCGGTCATCGTTAGCGACACCTTTGGCCGGCCATGGCGGGAGGGGCACGTCAACGTGGCCATAGGCGTGGCGGGCATGTCGCCCTTCGCCGACTACGTGGGCCAGACGGATCCCTACGGTTACGAACTGCGGGTCACCACCATAGCCGTGGCCGACGAGCTGGCAGCGGCAGCGGAGCTGGTGATGGGCAAGCTAGAACGGGTCCCGGCGGCCATCGTTCGTGGCTATCGGTACCGCCCGGGCCCGGGCAGGGCCACCGACATGGTGCGCCCGCCCGAGCGCGACCTATTTCGCTAG
- a CDS encoding heterodisulfide reductase-related iron-sulfur binding cluster has product MSRRPLSFPFAPLDQDLSRCVHCGLCLQSCPTYRLLHLEADSPRGRLHIIRALTEGRIGPAPSALEHLELCLQCRNCEAVCPSGVPFGRVMESARAMVMKGGPAPAGWMLRRALLRLFLLRPALTDAFVSLLSPVAPLARAMARNLPRRLRLLAASSPAPQGRPYRRYGLLLEGGPRRVGLFLGCVMPALYPRVHRAVVRLVALAGYGVVSPEGQGCCGALFAHNGDMDTALSLARRNIDAFLAAGVDAVVVDAAGCGAIMKEYAHLLSHDPAYAEKARRFSALVRDVTEFLAEAPLPPPSRPLPLRVTYQDPCHLAHAQRVREAPRRLLRQVPGLTLMEMEHPDRCCGSAGVYSLTHPALALQVLQERIREVAATEADAVVTANPGCMLQLEAGTRLARLPVRVLHVAEVLAAAYADLGPIEGIDVSHDVGKR; this is encoded by the coding sequence ATGAGCAGGCGCCCTCTCTCTTTCCCCTTCGCTCCCCTGGACCAGGACCTGTCCCGCTGCGTCCACTGCGGCCTCTGTCTCCAGAGCTGTCCCACCTATCGCCTCCTCCATCTGGAGGCCGATTCCCCCCGCGGCCGCCTGCACATCATCCGCGCCCTGACCGAGGGCCGCATCGGGCCTGCTCCCTCCGCCTTGGAGCATCTGGAGCTGTGCCTCCAGTGCCGCAACTGCGAGGCCGTCTGCCCCTCAGGGGTCCCCTTCGGCCGGGTGATGGAGTCAGCCAGGGCCATGGTAATGAAGGGAGGCCCCGCTCCCGCTGGGTGGATGCTGCGCCGGGCACTGCTGCGCCTCTTTCTCCTGCGCCCCGCCCTGACCGACGCCTTCGTCTCCTTGCTGTCGCCCGTCGCCCCCCTCGCCCGCGCCATGGCCCGTAACCTGCCCAGGAGGTTGCGATTGCTGGCCGCGTCGTCGCCGGCGCCTCAGGGGCGCCCCTACCGCCGCTACGGGCTGCTGCTCGAAGGAGGCCCGCGGCGGGTAGGCCTCTTTCTGGGCTGCGTCATGCCCGCCCTGTATCCCCGCGTGCACCGGGCGGTCGTCCGCCTCGTGGCCCTTGCCGGGTACGGGGTCGTATCGCCTGAGGGGCAGGGGTGCTGTGGTGCCCTCTTTGCCCATAACGGCGATATGGACACGGCCCTGTCGCTGGCGCGTCGCAACATCGATGCCTTCCTGGCTGCCGGCGTGGACGCGGTGGTGGTGGACGCGGCTGGCTGCGGCGCCATCATGAAGGAGTACGCGCACCTGCTGTCCCATGACCCTGCTTACGCTGAGAAGGCGCGACGCTTCTCGGCCCTGGTGAGGGACGTCACCGAGTTCCTGGCCGAAGCCCCCCTGCCTCCGCCCTCGCGGCCCCTGCCCCTACGGGTCACCTATCAGGACCCCTGTCACCTGGCCCACGCCCAGCGGGTGCGCGAGGCCCCCCGCCGGCTGTTACGTCAGGTGCCCGGACTGACTCTTATGGAGATGGAGCACCCGGACAGATGCTGCGGCAGCGCCGGAGTGTATTCCCTGACCCATCCCGCTCTGGCGCTCCAGGTGCTCCAGGAACGCATCCGGGAGGTCGCTGCTACGGAAGCAGACGCCGTCGTCACCGCTAACCCCGGCTGCATGCTGCAGCTGGAAGCAGGGACGAGGCTGGCCCGCCTCCCCGTTCGCGTCCTCCACGTGGCAGAAGTGCTGGCGGCCGCCTACGCCGACCTCGGGCCGATAGAGGGCATAGATGTCAGCCACGATGTTGGCAAGAGGTAG
- a CDS encoding FAD-binding oxidoreductase yields MGRTGALESALLDILGRDGLVTGEAAAAYAIAEMTPIAVARPSTVEQVAEVLRLACREGLAVVPWGGGTMMGLGAPPRRYDVALDLRRLDRVLEHEPADLTCTVQSGVAVAALQSRLAQSGQTVGLDPPLPEHATVGGTLAAAIAGPRRYACGHPRDYTIGMRVVLADGRVTRAGGRVVKNVAGYDLCKLYIGSLGTLGVIVEATFKLLPLPRATASLAFAFAAPQAACSVSREVWRRGLPVTAMWLQREGGPYILFLELGGSPGAVARSVAMASELAAAAGGTPAENASPRWQEAMASPARGDTLAVRLSVLPSRLPEALESLAVLGPELTVAFPTVGSAYARWPATVDARSVAGQALHMASALRGTAIVHAWPSASPPPADLWGAAPPAASIMRRIKELWDPRAVLSPGRFVAGI; encoded by the coding sequence GTGGGCCGGACCGGGGCCTTGGAGAGCGCCTTGCTGGACATCCTGGGCCGCGATGGCCTGGTCACGGGAGAGGCCGCTGCTGCCTATGCCATCGCCGAGATGACGCCTATCGCTGTCGCCCGTCCGTCCACGGTGGAGCAGGTGGCCGAGGTCTTGCGGCTGGCCTGCCGCGAGGGGCTGGCGGTGGTGCCGTGGGGCGGCGGCACCATGATGGGCCTGGGCGCTCCGCCCCGTCGCTACGATGTCGCCCTGGACCTGCGAAGGCTGGATCGCGTGCTGGAGCACGAGCCGGCCGACCTGACCTGCACAGTCCAGTCAGGTGTCGCAGTGGCCGCCCTCCAGTCCCGACTGGCCCAGAGCGGGCAGACGGTGGGCCTCGATCCTCCCCTGCCCGAGCATGCTACCGTGGGCGGGACGCTGGCTGCCGCCATCGCTGGCCCTAGGCGCTACGCTTGCGGCCACCCCCGCGACTACACCATCGGCATGAGGGTAGTGCTGGCCGATGGCCGCGTCACCAGGGCAGGGGGCAGGGTCGTGAAGAACGTCGCTGGCTACGACCTCTGCAAGCTGTACATCGGCTCCCTCGGCACACTGGGGGTCATAGTCGAGGCCACATTCAAGCTGCTGCCGTTGCCCCGGGCCACCGCTTCCCTGGCCTTTGCCTTCGCCGCGCCTCAGGCGGCCTGTAGCGTGTCGAGGGAGGTCTGGCGAAGGGGGCTTCCGGTGACTGCTATGTGGCTGCAACGAGAGGGCGGGCCCTATATCCTCTTTCTGGAGCTAGGGGGTAGCCCGGGCGCCGTGGCCCGAAGCGTGGCCATGGCCAGCGAACTGGCTGCCGCTGCCGGCGGCACCCCGGCCGAGAATGCGTCGCCGCGCTGGCAGGAAGCTATGGCCTCCCCCGCTCGCGGCGATACCCTGGCGGTGCGCCTGTCCGTCCTCCCCTCGCGTCTGCCCGAGGCCCTGGAAAGCCTGGCCGTTCTGGGGCCGGAGCTGACAGTCGCCTTCCCCACCGTTGGCAGCGCCTACGCACGCTGGCCGGCGACGGTGGATGCCCGGAGCGTCGCAGGGCAGGCGTTGCACATGGCCAGCGCCCTTCGGGGAACAGCGATCGTCCATGCATGGCCCTCGGCCTCGCCTCCTCCCGCTGACCTGTGGGGAGCTGCACCGCCGGCCGCCAGCATCATGCGCCGCATCAAGGAGCTGTGGGACCCGAGGGCAGTCCTGAGCCCGGGGAGGTTCGTGGCCGGGATATGA
- a CDS encoding FAD-binding protein: MDSRLLQELRRIVGRRYVLHRPEELIVYEYDATIERALPEAVVLPGSAEEVAAVVRLARRYGVPVTPRGAGTGLSGGAVPCEGGIVLATARLCRILEIDPENALAVVEPGVVNLDVSLAAAPYGLYYAPDPSSQRACTIGGNVAENAGGPHCLRYGTTTNHVLGLELVTAEGELVWLGGKTPDAPGYDLVGVVVGSEGTLGIVTKVVLRLLPRPEATVTLLAIFDDVDAACEAVSAIIGQGIVPAALEMLDRNTMLAVEPYVQAGYPPDAGAVLLIEVEGLREEAVEQAEAVRGICQELSAREVRMGFTPEERERLWAGRKAALGALGRLAPSYYILDGVVPRTRLPQVMRRVYEICDRFGLQVANVFHAGDGNLHPNILFDEREPGAARRVLDCGEEVLRVCVEAGGTITGEHGVGYEKRDYMRWIFSDDDLAVMAALKEAFGAGEAFNPGKVFPTHKGCGEVSSGMRSAIAKVGPDAYV; this comes from the coding sequence GTGGACTCGCGGCTGCTGCAAGAGCTCAGGCGCATAGTAGGGCGGCGCTACGTCCTCCACCGGCCCGAGGAACTCATTGTCTATGAATACGATGCCACCATCGAACGGGCGCTGCCGGAGGCCGTCGTCCTGCCCGGCTCGGCCGAGGAGGTGGCGGCGGTGGTGCGCCTGGCCCGTCGCTACGGCGTGCCGGTGACGCCTCGCGGCGCTGGCACGGGACTCTCGGGCGGCGCTGTCCCCTGCGAGGGGGGCATCGTCCTCGCTACCGCCCGCCTGTGCCGCATCCTCGAAATAGACCCCGAGAACGCCCTGGCCGTGGTGGAGCCGGGGGTGGTGAACCTGGACGTCTCCTTAGCTGCCGCCCCTTACGGACTGTACTACGCCCCGGACCCCTCCAGCCAGAGGGCCTGCACCATCGGCGGCAACGTGGCCGAGAACGCCGGAGGCCCCCACTGCCTCCGCTATGGCACCACTACCAACCATGTGCTGGGGCTGGAGCTGGTAACGGCGGAGGGGGAACTGGTCTGGCTGGGTGGCAAAACGCCGGACGCACCGGGCTACGACCTGGTCGGGGTGGTGGTAGGTTCAGAGGGCACCCTGGGCATCGTGACCAAGGTGGTGCTACGCCTGCTGCCGCGGCCCGAGGCCACTGTGACCCTGCTGGCCATCTTCGACGATGTGGATGCCGCCTGCGAGGCCGTCTCGGCCATCATCGGTCAGGGCATCGTTCCTGCCGCCCTGGAGATGCTGGACCGCAACACCATGCTGGCGGTGGAGCCGTACGTCCAGGCGGGGTATCCGCCCGACGCCGGTGCCGTGTTGCTCATTGAGGTGGAGGGGCTGCGGGAAGAGGCTGTGGAGCAGGCCGAGGCGGTGCGGGGCATATGCCAGGAGCTCTCGGCGCGAGAGGTGCGCATGGGGTTCACTCCCGAGGAGCGGGAGCGGCTGTGGGCTGGGCGCAAGGCCGCTCTGGGTGCCCTGGGCCGTCTGGCCCCGTCCTACTACATACTGGATGGCGTGGTGCCCCGCACCAGGCTGCCCCAGGTGATGCGCCGGGTCTACGAGATCTGCGACCGCTTCGGCCTGCAGGTGGCCAACGTCTTCCACGCCGGTGACGGCAACCTGCACCCCAACATCCTCTTCGACGAGCGGGAGCCAGGGGCCGCCCGCCGCGTCCTGGACTGTGGGGAGGAGGTCTTGCGCGTCTGTGTCGAGGCGGGCGGCACCATCACCGGCGAGCACGGGGTGGGCTACGAGAAGCGGGACTACATGCGCTGGATTTTCTCCGATGACGACCTGGCGGTGATGGCTGCCCTGAAAGAGGCCTTCGGCGCAGGCGAGGCCTTCAACCCGGGCAAGGTCTTCCCCACCCATAAAGGCTGCGGCGAGGTGTCCTCCGGCATGCGCTCGGCCATCGCCAAGGTGGGGCCTGACGCCTACGTGTAG
- the glpK gene encoding glycerol kinase GlpK gives MGEFVLALDQGTSSSRAILFDADGRPVVSAQIPFRQHFPQPGWVEHDPEEIWQTQVEAAREALRRAGIDARRLAAIGIANQRETTVLWDEGGRAVANAIVWQDRRTAPLCQRLREEGLEPLFRQRTGLVLDPYFSGTKLAWLLDQHPELRRLAARGRLRFGTIDSWLLYRLTGRHATDPSNASRTLLFDLHRRRWDEELLRVLNVPHPVLPEVLPSCGFFGETRKELLGAPVAVMAVLGDQQAALFGQACFRPGEAKNTYGTGSFLLMNTGTEAVAADGLLCTIAWQMGEEVTYALEGSNLVSGAMVQWLRDGLGIISSSDEVESLARQVEDSGGVYVVPALTGLGSPYWDPHARGLIIGLTRGTTKAHIARATLEAMACQTRDVVEAMEKGAGLALPELRADGGAAANDLLLQLQADVLGRPVVRPPVAETTALGAAMMAGLAAGLWKGLDGLRDLWREGARFLPRLPAEERERLYAGWRRAVERARGWASDSS, from the coding sequence ATGGGCGAGTTCGTTCTGGCCCTGGACCAGGGCACGTCCAGCTCTCGCGCCATCCTGTTCGACGCCGACGGGCGGCCGGTGGTCTCGGCCCAGATCCCCTTTCGTCAGCACTTTCCTCAGCCCGGCTGGGTGGAGCACGACCCGGAGGAGATCTGGCAGACGCAGGTGGAGGCTGCCCGCGAGGCCCTCCGTCGCGCCGGCATCGACGCCCGACGGCTGGCAGCCATCGGCATCGCCAACCAACGCGAGACGACTGTCCTGTGGGACGAGGGGGGACGCGCCGTCGCCAACGCTATCGTCTGGCAGGACCGCCGCACCGCGCCCCTCTGCCAGCGGCTGCGCGAGGAGGGGTTGGAGCCCCTATTCCGGCAGCGCACCGGCCTGGTGCTCGACCCCTACTTCTCGGGCACCAAGTTGGCCTGGCTTCTGGACCAGCACCCCGAGCTGCGACGACTGGCCGCCAGGGGTCGACTGCGGTTCGGGACCATCGACTCCTGGCTCCTGTATCGCCTCACTGGACGCCATGCCACCGACCCCTCCAATGCCTCCCGTACCCTCCTGTTCGACCTCCACCGTCGGCGCTGGGACGAGGAGCTGCTGCGTGTCCTGAACGTCCCCCACCCCGTTCTGCCGGAGGTGTTGCCATCTTGCGGGTTCTTCGGCGAGACGCGGAAGGAGCTGTTGGGCGCTCCCGTGGCGGTGATGGCGGTTCTGGGCGACCAGCAGGCGGCCCTCTTCGGTCAGGCCTGCTTCCGTCCCGGAGAGGCCAAGAACACCTACGGCACCGGCTCCTTCCTTCTGATGAACACGGGCACGGAGGCGGTCGCAGCGGACGGCCTCCTCTGCACCATCGCCTGGCAGATGGGCGAGGAGGTTACCTATGCCCTGGAAGGCTCCAACCTGGTCTCTGGCGCCATGGTCCAGTGGCTGCGGGACGGCCTGGGCATCATCTCCTCCTCGGATGAGGTGGAGTCCCTGGCACGACAGGTGGAGGACAGCGGCGGGGTGTACGTGGTGCCTGCCCTCACCGGCCTCGGTTCCCCCTACTGGGACCCCCACGCACGGGGCCTGATCATCGGCCTCACTCGGGGAACCACCAAGGCCCACATCGCCCGTGCCACCCTGGAGGCCATGGCCTGCCAGACGCGGGACGTCGTGGAGGCCATGGAGAAGGGTGCCGGCCTGGCCCTGCCCGAACTGCGGGCCGACGGCGGCGCCGCTGCCAACGACCTCCTGCTCCAGCTCCAGGCCGATGTGCTGGGACGGCCGGTGGTGCGTCCTCCCGTGGCCGAGACCACTGCCCTGGGAGCGGCCATGATGGCCGGCCTGGCCGCCGGTCTGTGGAAAGGGCTGGACGGTTTGCGGGACCTCTGGAGGGAAGGGGCGCGTTTCCTGCCACGGCTCCCCGCGGAGGAGCGGGAGCGTCTCTACGCTGGCTGGCGGCGGGCGGTGGAGCGGGCGCGCGGCTGGGCCTCGGACAGCTCCTGA
- the amrS gene encoding AmmeMemoRadiSam system radical SAM enzyme — protein sequence MPKLIGRSLTLAQVIDRYARPGELYERLEGGKVRCYACGHRCVILDGQRGICQVRFNRGGTLMVPHNYVAALQCDPIEKKPFFHALPGALALTFGMLGCDYHCPYCQNWVTSQALRDPIAGAEPMEISAPELVEVGERMGARAYVSSYNEPLITSEWAVEVFRLAKAKGFLTAYVSNGNATREVLEYLRPWVDCYKIDLKSMNPRNYRVLGGKLENVLETVRMTWAMGFWVEIVTLVVPGFNDSDDELREAARFIVSVSPDIPWHVTAFHKDYKMTDPDNTDARTLVRAATIGREEGLRYVYAGNLPGMVGDFENTRCPACQRLLVRRHGYRILSYEVTAEGTCPGCGQRIPGIWWQGERPRQVADAPIPLTYRI from the coding sequence ATGCCCAAGCTCATCGGCCGCTCCCTGACCCTGGCCCAGGTGATAGACCGCTACGCCCGGCCCGGCGAACTATACGAGCGCCTGGAGGGCGGCAAGGTGCGCTGCTATGCCTGCGGCCACCGTTGCGTCATCTTGGACGGCCAGCGGGGCATCTGCCAGGTCCGCTTCAACCGCGGTGGCACCCTGATGGTGCCCCACAACTACGTAGCCGCCCTTCAGTGCGACCCCATCGAGAAGAAGCCCTTCTTCCACGCCCTGCCCGGCGCGCTGGCCCTCACCTTCGGCATGCTGGGTTGCGACTACCACTGCCCCTACTGTCAGAACTGGGTCACCTCCCAGGCCCTGCGCGACCCCATCGCCGGCGCCGAGCCAATGGAGATCTCGGCGCCGGAACTGGTGGAGGTAGGCGAGCGTATGGGCGCGCGGGCCTACGTCAGCTCCTACAACGAGCCTCTCATAACTTCCGAATGGGCTGTGGAGGTCTTCCGCCTGGCCAAGGCCAAGGGGTTTCTGACCGCCTATGTCTCTAATGGAAACGCCACCCGCGAGGTGCTGGAGTACCTGCGACCCTGGGTGGACTGCTACAAGATAGACCTCAAGTCCATGAACCCCAGGAACTACCGCGTCCTGGGCGGCAAGCTGGAGAACGTTCTGGAGACCGTCCGCATGACCTGGGCCATGGGCTTCTGGGTAGAAATAGTGACTCTGGTGGTGCCGGGCTTCAACGACTCCGACGACGAGCTTCGGGAGGCAGCCCGCTTCATCGTCTCCGTCTCCCCTGACATCCCGTGGCACGTCACCGCCTTCCACAAGGACTATAAGATGACCGACCCAGACAACACCGATGCACGCACTCTGGTGCGGGCCGCCACCATAGGTCGCGAGGAGGGGTTGCGCTACGTCTACGCCGGCAATCTGCCGGGCATGGTAGGCGACTTCGAGAACACCCGCTGCCCAGCTTGCCAGCGGCTCCTGGTCCGCCGCCACGGCTACCGCATCCTCTCCTACGAGGTGACTGCCGAGGGCACCTGCCCGGGCTGCGGCCAGCGCATACCCGGCATCTGGTGGCAGGGCGAGCGCCCCCGCCAGGTGGCCGATGCCCCCATCCCCCTCACTTACAGGATCTGA
- the hpnC gene encoding squalene synthase HpnC, whose product MSAIAHSVACSLDEAFAYCRRVALGHYENFTVASWLLPRQLRPHMYVIYAYCRGVDDLGDEATGDRLALLDEWEAELRRAYQGQARHPVFVALAHTVRQFDIPPEPFLKLIEANRMDQRRHRYPTYADLLHYCEHSANPVGHLVLYLFGYRDRERQRLSDATCTGLQLANFWQDVARDLEMGRIYIPLEDMSAFGYSEEDLLARVCDDRFRRLMAFEVRRARELFAEGLKLVDLVAGRLKLDVKLFNLGGLAVLDAIEDIDYDVLHRRPTLSRARKALLALRGLLPVPVRVRGLS is encoded by the coding sequence TTGTCAGCCATCGCACATAGCGTAGCTTGCAGCCTCGATGAGGCCTTCGCCTACTGCAGGCGGGTGGCCCTGGGGCATTACGAAAACTTCACCGTAGCCTCCTGGCTCCTGCCCAGGCAACTGCGCCCCCATATGTACGTCATCTACGCCTACTGTCGGGGCGTGGACGACCTGGGCGACGAGGCCACGGGGGACCGCCTCGCCCTTCTGGACGAGTGGGAGGCGGAGCTCAGGCGGGCCTATCAGGGTCAGGCCCGCCACCCGGTGTTCGTAGCCCTGGCCCACACCGTCCGCCAGTTCGATATCCCTCCCGAGCCCTTCCTGAAGCTCATCGAGGCCAACCGCATGGACCAACGCCGGCACCGCTACCCCACTTACGCCGACCTGCTCCATTACTGCGAGCATTCGGCCAACCCCGTGGGCCACCTGGTCCTCTACCTGTTCGGCTACCGAGACCGCGAGCGACAGCGCCTCTCCGATGCCACTTGTACCGGCCTGCAGCTGGCCAACTTCTGGCAGGACGTAGCCCGTGACCTGGAGATGGGGCGCATCTATATACCCCTGGAGGACATGTCCGCCTTCGGATACTCGGAGGAGGACCTGCTGGCCCGCGTCTGCGACGACCGCTTCCGCCGCCTCATGGCCTTCGAGGTGCGGAGGGCGCGGGAGCTGTTCGCCGAGGGGCTGAAGCTGGTCGACCTGGTGGCCGGCAGGCTGAAGCTCGATGTGAAGCTCTTCAATCTGGGCGGGCTGGCGGTGCTGGACGCCATCGAGGATATCGACTACGACGTGCTGCACCGCCGTCCCACCCTGTCGCGGGCCCGCAAGGCGCTGCTGGCCCTACGGGGGCTGCTGCCTGTGCCCGTGCGGGTGCGGGGGCTGTCATGA
- the hpnD gene encoding presqualene diphosphate synthase HpnD, with product MTQGLELAYAHCAQVAKREAKNFYYGFLLLPPHQRRAIYAAYAFARLCDDIVDEDGPDDQEKAARLAALRNDLRRCLDGNPEGPVFAALHDAVRTFAIPHDYLFQLVDGVEMDLLRRRYRTFAELERYCYLVASVVGLICIQVFGYSGGEEARRRAVDLGIALQLTNILRDVREDLARDRIYIPQEEMDAFGYSEEALCRGDAGPSFYRLMAFQVERAREYYRSGLRLLPLLPRRPRACVGAMAGIYLRILERIAREPEIVLRERVSLGTGAKLALAGRELVRSVVPL from the coding sequence ATGACTCAGGGGCTGGAGCTGGCCTACGCCCACTGCGCCCAGGTGGCCAAACGAGAGGCCAAGAACTTCTATTACGGCTTTCTTCTGTTGCCGCCTCACCAGCGGCGGGCCATCTACGCCGCCTATGCCTTCGCCAGGCTGTGCGACGACATCGTGGACGAGGACGGCCCCGACGACCAGGAGAAGGCGGCTCGCCTGGCCGCCCTTCGCAACGACCTTCGGCGCTGCCTGGACGGAAACCCCGAGGGCCCCGTCTTCGCGGCCCTGCACGACGCCGTCCGCACCTTTGCCATCCCCCACGACTACCTGTTCCAGCTGGTGGACGGGGTGGAGATGGACCTGCTGCGCCGCCGCTATCGCACCTTCGCCGAGCTGGAGCGCTACTGCTACCTGGTGGCATCGGTGGTGGGACTCATCTGCATCCAGGTCTTCGGGTACAGCGGCGGAGAGGAGGCACGGCGACGGGCCGTCGACCTCGGCATCGCCCTGCAACTCACCAACATCCTGCGCGACGTGCGGGAGGACCTGGCCCGGGACCGTATCTATATACCGCAGGAGGAGATGGACGCCTTCGGCTATTCGGAGGAGGCCCTTTGCCGTGGCGACGCTGGCCCGTCCTTCTACCGCCTGATGGCCTTCCAGGTGGAGCGGGCGCGGGAATACTATCGCAGCGGGCTGCGACTCCTGCCGCTGCTGCCCCGTCGGCCCCGCGCCTGCGTGGGGGCCATGGCCGGCATCTACCTGCGCATCCTCGAACGCATCGCCCGGGAGCCGGAGATAGTCCTGCGGGAGCGGGTATCTCTGGGCACCGGGGCGAAGCTGGCCCTGGCCGGGCGCGAGCTGGTGAGGAGCGTGGTGCCGCTGTGA